Below is a genomic region from Halostella litorea.
CGCGTCCGCTGTCTCGACCAGCGCCCGGGGGAGCCCGTCGCCGTCCTCCACGCCGATCTGGACGGTGCCGTCGTCGGCCAGCCCGAGGTAGAACCCCAGGTCGGACTCGGCGACGTAGACGTCCGACCGCCCCGTCGCCACCTTCTCGCGCAGCAACGGGCCGAAGTCGTCTGACTCGACGGTCGCTTCGAGCCCCGGCGCGATGACCGTCTCGGCTTCGAGGCCCCCCTCCGTGACCCGTTCGGTGATGAGCTTCGTCCCCTCCATGTCGATGGAGGGCAGGAACAGCCGCATCCGGTCGGCGGTGCGGAGGATCTCCGACTGCTTTCTGGCCGGCGCGTACGGGTCGCCGGCGTCGGACGTCGTGATCTCCGCGTCGGCCAGCCGGTCCAGTTCGAAGGGAAGCTCCGACCGGGGGAACCACTCCAGGAACGCCGACAGCCCCTCGGTCAGCTCCACGGTGTCGACCAGGTCGAGAAACGAGTCGGCGACGAGCCGCCCCGCCGGCGTGAGCCGGTACGTCCGGGCGTCGCGTTCGACCCAGCCGGTCTCCTCCAGCGACCGGAGGGAGCGGGCGACCGTCGTCCGGGAAGCGTCCAGCCGGGCCCTGAGGTCGCGCTGCGTCGCCGACCCCGACTCCAGGAGCGCCTCCAGGATCCGGACGCGGGACTCGGCCCGGGCCAGGTACGCCACGCGGTCGAGCGGCGACGGGTCGTCGTCCGGTCCCATCGGTGTCCGGGGTGTTCGTCGCGGACCGCTTATTTCTTGTTGCGGTCGCGGCCGGCCGCCCGACGGCAGTTTCCCGGGGAACCGACGGCAATCTCCCGCCGGGGACGCCCCGAAGTCGCCGGTGTGGCCGTGCACGGCGTGCACAGTTCCCGAGCGATAACATGATAACCGAAAGCCGCAACTGCCCGGACATGACCGAGCCTCGACACGGCCGCTGCGGCGCGAACGCGGAGTTCGGCGACGCGCGCATCGGCGAACACGCGGGGCGAGCGACCCGGCCGGGGCGACCGACGGGGGTGACCGACGAATGTCCGTGCTGATCGGCGGGGCGATGTCGGCCCTCGGCGCCCTGCTCGCGGTCGCGGGGGTCCGCCGGGGACTCACGGCCGCCTCGCTGTACCGGAACGAGGCCACCCCCGTCAGGCGAATCGGGCAGCAGGACGGCCCGGTCGAGTTCGACGGCCGGGTCGAACTCCCGGCCGACGACGAGGGGGTCGACGCGCCGTTCTCCGGCGAGCCCGCGGTCTGCTATACGGCGTGGCTGCGGACGCGGACCCGCCACCGCACGGACGTCGAGGGCGCGGAGGTGCTGGAGTCCAAGGAACCGAAGCGCATGTCGAACACCGAGGCCGCGTGGCAACTGGCCGAGACCGACGGGTTCCGGCGGCCGTTCGTCGTGCGGGACGGCGGGGCCCGCGTGCGGGTCGACCCGACGGGCGCGGACCTGGATATCACCGGCCACATGGGCGAGACGGAACTGACCGTCGAGAGCGGCGAACGGCTGTCCGACGACGTCCGCGACCGGCTCGCGGCGCTGTCCGACGACGGGGTCGAGTTCGACGCCGACCCCGAAACGTGGGACCGGCCGGCCGACCACGTCCAGTACCGGGAGGCGCGGCTGGAGCCCGGCGACGCCGTCCACGTCGCCGGCGCGACCGTCGAGAGCGTCCCCGAGGAGTGGGGCAGCGGCGTCGCCGCGACGGTCGGCGACGGGGGCACCGACGAGGGGTTCAGCGTCAGCCGGGGGTCCGAGTCGGACGTCGTCCGCCGGAACGCGGTGCAGTTCACGACCGGCGTCGTGATCGGCCTCGCCCTGCTCGCTCTCGGCCTTCACACCGCCGGCGTGGCGGGGCTGCTCTGAGCGCCGGAGCCGTACGTTGATGGGCTCTGGATTCGAATCCCCTCCATGACCGACTCCGACGACGACGGTTCGGCGGACGGCGACGCCGAGGGGAAGTACGACAAGTACGTCGACAAGGTGCTCGACCTCCTGAGCCTGTTCTGAACGGCGTCGGAACCGCCCGGGGTCGGTGGATCGGTTCCGAACCGGGCCCGGACGGACGTTACCGTTCTCCGACACGTCGGATGCCGTGACAGTTTTATACGGGATGGGCCAAACCCGGACGACTGCAATGGCCCTCCGAACCCCGCTTTCCCCGGAGCGCGAGTTGCGACTCAGGATCGCCCTGACGGTCCTGCTCGTCGTCCTCCTGCCGTTCGCGCTCGTTCACGCGTTCCTGTACGTGCTGAACACGGTCGGCATCGCCATGCTCGAGTGGGTCACCGGCCGCGCGTGGTACGGCCGGTTCTACGTCGACCCCCTCCTGCTCGCCGTCGTGGTCCTCGGCGGGCTGGCGTTCCAGTACCGCTACGGGCCGGGGATGATCCTCGGCTCCGTCGGCGCGCGCTCGGCGAGCGAGTCGGCGTACCCTGAACTGCACGCGGCGGTGACCCGGCTCGCACAGCAGGCGGACCTGCCGACCCCGGCGGTCCGCGTGGTCGACACCGACCTGCCCAACGCCTTCGCCGTCGGAACGCCGGGTCGGGGCACCGTCGTCGTCTCGACCGGGCTGCTCGAACTGCTGGACGGGGACGAGCGCGACGCCGTGGTCGCTCACGAGCTCGCCCACC
It encodes:
- a CDS encoding helix-turn-helix transcriptional regulator, which codes for MGPDDDPSPLDRVAYLARAESRVRILEALLESGSATQRDLRARLDASRTTVARSLRSLEETGWVERDARTYRLTPAGRLVADSFLDLVDTVELTEGLSAFLEWFPRSELPFELDRLADAEITTSDAGDPYAPARKQSEILRTADRMRLFLPSIDMEGTKLITERVTEGGLEAETVIAPGLEATVESDDFGPLLREKVATGRSDVYVAESDLGFYLGLADDGTVQIGVEDGDGLPRALVETADARVREWAEETYERYRADARPKPAEEF